The DNA window attttaagtgtgtttcgagttattagagtttttagcctaattttgtgtccttgagtcttatttaatatttttaaattaatttagaatagattagcaatccctcctaatccccggcctagaacgataccctacttacatctatactacaattgtcaaaaagagggtttaatttgtgtgttaagtaattttcgcatcaaattttggcgccgttgccggggattagcaactttgctaatcccttggttcttttctttttgtttagtttgtttttgttttagtttttgacttagttttgttttccttgttttgtgttacttttgatatttgatttatttttctttctttgattttaggtacaaatggagcgagacatggcacttgcgaccattcaagctcaattggcacagctcactgctcaattgactcataatgccgaacggaccacaatgccaagtgtccccacacttgatgtgccctatgggcaaggataacaaagtcctcaattttctgcaaatgaagatgtttggaGATATCAAGGCTataaccaatcaaggggcaacatgttttccaacgcttacaattcagattggagaggtaattcagattatatgtgggatgaacctcaacaatttcaacaaggtggatattggcagcaagacgagttctattcaagacctatgcagccaccacagcatcccccacaacaattccaatcaaatcaaaatatgcccatgaattataatgaaattcttgaaggactaatttctgtggcgcagggtttacgaaaagaagaacaattgccgccatcggaagagttctatcaatggccatatgaaccgtcacagccaccacaacaatcaacccaattcaattcaggtacatccttggataatgatacacttaataagttactcacctctttgaatcagggagtagaaaatcaaaaccaggagatgcaagaccgagtcaaaagagtggacgaattggagatgcaagttgggcagattgtggaattcatggcacatattcgagatcaaagcgaactttccaactcaaacattgcaaattcaaaggcagaagttgaaatcgatgaagccatcactttggaaggtgacatgaaggatgaagctgtcctagaaccatccaaacacagcccgaacatggatgaattgctgctgcaagcagaagaggaggaggacgacctgggcagtttagaagaattcttgctgcaagctcctcaaatccctatgtcatccaactcaggtgaggaagttctaaattcacttcattctaacattattccaccgaatgtcctttgtccttgcaggtttttgattccaaatatcaaagagagtgaaaaagacattgtggaagctcttccaaaggtgcaaagtgatatcccaattcttggtgcaccaaaacaagttcccgatggtattgaaacgttcaaagaaccttgcacaccaagaaaagggattcaagagaatgaagtggttgaagcatatcaagaattcatccaaggggctgtgcatgagacaatcaagcccaaagcagttgagtttgatggcccgggacaagccacaaccatcatagtaaacctggccaagttcaaagtcccggaaatgttcaaaaatgtggtgtttgtcattgagtttgtgtcagaaaaagaaagtaagccaccttctccaattttaatttttatttatactaacatttttctgattttgatgattcaggcacccactcttgaatttaaaccattgccgaatcatttcaaatatcacctcccattaaaagataaattccatgctttggagccgatgggagtttaaaggaaagattcgtccggctaaagacgttaaatcaagcgcttcttgggaggcaacccaagcattcaacgaagggagactttggaatcactaacccaatcagctttgcattcttccacccttatctttactgctttcattttgttttgtttagttagttgtgttatttggttaatttctgtaagtttgtgttatttagtttaagtgtgggggaaggttaaccaaagtctttctacattaatttactttaaaaaaaaaaaaatacataaaaaaaaaaaagtacaaatattttacaaaaatgtaaactaatagtattcattggtcgggtggtgcttcagtagtaggcgaggcttcagcagtcggcggggccacagaaggaggaggcagcggaggttgatcagttggagcttcactacgcgatgccgctccagaagacgaaggcagatgcggttggaacaaacccacaaacctccgatgatcaagtaaaatttgaccatcagtgtcttgcagctggtcaattttcctcttcatgtttgtggcatagttgtgtgcaagcttgtgcaattgtttattttcatgcttgagtcctctaatctcctctttgagactctgtatttcagccaccaacgattcaacgtgacgggttcgagcaaataggcgttgggccatgttggacacagaacccgcacactgcacgctaagagccagagactccttaaccgccaattcatcagaccacctagcgagcagtctgttatctctgggggtgacaagattccgggccaccaccgcagcagtcatgtcatttttcatcaccgaatcccccacggtaagaggaccggtaggggatatgaaggatgggcgccatatattgtctggtgaaggcggagctgcctcttcaccaatgttcaagtcaaaacgacgatcggaagggccagacatttttcagaggtggtgaagaaagaagagagtcggaatgatcaagattaaacaagtgcaagaagggagtgtttacaggagggtgctcaagtgtgttgtggaacaagcttaacgcctctataaaaagaagaaatcggagagtcgctcctcagagaagcgtcctctcgcaaatcgaagagtcggggctcctttctcaaaagccggattcttttctcaaaagaggagtttccgttctcaaaaaccggattcttttctcaaaagaggcgtttcatttcttaaaggctgggcttgctcagaaacaatgagccgaaccccggatttcaaaagatcaatttgtccagacgtgtcgtcacttgtcacacgcaaattgctttgcgaaattctcgggcagtttgtcgaagcaccaattcagaaatcgaagagggaaattcaacagtcaaagacacgctagctttctcaaaagctgggcttcaacccacgggcaaatcttcttttccagatttatccgcacgtgtcacatgctacctctacaatcgacgatgctcagagctcgaagcgccgattccagataccaatgaggaatctgctttgcggaaattacgggcagctttgtcagaaagcgcgtaatttgtactattcatccatccaccggctgccgacaatacgtgagagaatagttccggttgtgaagaaaagtcctataagtttttaccttcgccttccacagcaaaggcacaccctctcaacacttcttcatctccgaaaatgcatttccaacaaaccctctcaagtcactctgtatttttcatcccctgggatacccctcaaagaacccatccaaagcacaagtatttcatatcatcaaggttgagAGCacaagtatctcatatcatgctttctccctgtcctttctccagccagcacttgctctcgagtacttatcatcttttgtttcctcttcgtctctcacgtataagggaagtgaagatgatacctcgaagcatgtggagacaacgtgctgattcatcctcagctagggacaaggagaaagaaagcaagaggtgggcacttggaaagattgaagaaagaaacagaccaacacctctccctcgtgcctgcccgccatgcagaggaaacaagcagagaagaatgcagctcgtacaatcaacccagcacaaggagtccgagctaaagaactagagaagctgccacatctgcttggagaacaaataaggaactgcaacatcaccaaagagtaaagcttcgccgtacaatatcatcaaatcatcacttgctagtaaaaagctaagtgtcacccagttcaagaggaaagttgtggaaagtcaacaagcacgaccaatgatcacttattagttcttttcattgtcttttatcgtgattttcaatttttcgttttcaatttcttaatttacattttgcgttacttaactaaattatttcttttctttacaggaacttttggttatttccacccttgaagttgattgcagacttttagcttgggggggtcatcgcttggttttactgcaaactagggaagttttcagtccaattgctttattttgtttcttattatttatttattttatttttatttgcattatagtgttttctgacattggggacaatgtccggttcaagtttgggggtaaagggtataaaaaatgaccaaattgaaattggaTGTACCTTCAACTATGAACGagttttcatttgtttccatgttgttgctttttgttttcttaattagttttgttttctttaaaaaaataaaaataaaaaaaaattaaaaaaaaaaaaaaaaaaaaaatcggaaaatttaaaaatccaaaaatattgtcttgtttcccttattgttttgaattagatttttgttagtttcccgacccaatgatataattggatcaaatttgaaccatgatcatcaagaacttagttaacatgtgttttgtgaaattcctaattctcttgttagttttgtacatgtttgatcatattTGAAAAActaaatgcacatagccttgttaatgtgaaactaaagtatgacttaaagcttcatatgtgaatttagtgaccatatacatcctatgtgagtttttgagcctattgaaagtgtgtgcatttttcatacactcctattctttcatgtgtgatgaacttatgtgagatacatctctagaacttgcgtaacgatctttcgaaatgtttgtcatcgattgcatgaacttggaaatgatagaggcattaggtttaccactatggcccaaataaccatgtttcccaaagaaaaatgatatcattagattgccaatttgagccgtctttgttgagccttttatttcttatcaccagatatgtttACCCTTatgcctgaaacatttttccttacctttccaagcaagctagtgagcaatgcgagattgtcttatgagaaacgtttgtgaagtactttgaaggtgtttggcaaaagaataagtgtgggggtatttcatgtttgtatttagttgtgattgaaaagaaaaaaaaaagaaaaaaaaaaaaaaagaaagaaagattgtataaaaagaaaataaaaagttttaaagtttcagtttaagagtatggttggaggtgctagaagaatcgctggaaaaattgagttcttataaatctaaacaaaagaattgcttgcaatatagcttggaacttgtgttttcctattctttcatttcaataaccctatccctaagcctcattacatccaataaaagtcctcttgatttaagttttgcaattatgactgtggagaagtgatctttatgcaagcttatggtagaaatttcacatttgtttctttgagcgaaacacattaaaactaaacacatgtgtgattgagtgcatatcccgtgagaaggtcactagtttgcatatgatgattttaaaaataaaaacttgaaattgcattagcatggctatctcacacactacacttcaaggatgatttgaagactactgctaatatttgaataaggaagatgaacttggattagttccttgatgctagctatggttcttgatgatttgttttcttaaatgaaattctatgagggtcagatagggagaaactaatgtttttcttgttacttcttgttcttgttttctttgttttgctcgaggactagcaaaagttaagtgtgggggtatttgatcggatgatatttatatatatttttacttcgaattcactcgtcttttcttagttagttccttatatttttgagctatttacgttatttttgtgtttataggatttgttatgcaaagaaaataaaaatagaacaagtgaaattttatgtaataaattcgtcaaaactgtctgtgtagatcagcttttaaataaaattaaaaagcatatatatatatataataataataacaagtcatgatgatgtttgaaacatcatcatgattcatgttttgtagaagaagaaaggaacggcgaagaagaaaagaaaaagaaagaaaagaaaaagaaaggaaaaggaaaagaaggaaaaggaaaagaagaaaaaaaaaatataaacaagcagaaaaagggagagagaagcagcaagcagacagctgccttgcggcagcagaaAGAGGATAGAGAGAAGTGGGAGCGGGAAAAGTCAGTGGAAGCAGGAGAGACAGCTGGGAGCGCAGTAGGCGCAGAGAATGTGGTGGACAGcaacagaaaaaataaaataggaaaaataatagAGGAAGCAGGAGAGTGAGATTCCAGGAGAGAGGGGAGGTCAGAGAGATAGAAATAAGAGCGCAGGAAACGGGGGGGGGAATTGGTGGAAGGCAGAGGGCTGccttttgggcagcgtgaagctgCGGAGAGAGAGGATAGCTAGCGGGGGAAAtagaagctgcctttggcagctgggCTGTGAGGCGAGAATAAAAGGAATGAAATAACTGACAGGAAGggggggagctgcctttgggcagctcgcagagagcgCAGGAGGCGCAGAAAAGACGCGGGAGTGAGAGGCGAGGAAATAAGGCTGAAGAGGAacagctgccatttggcagctgtGAGCACGGACAGAGAACACGAGGGCTGCCATTGGGCAGCGGTAGTGAGAGAAGTGAGGCAGTGCAGTCCAGGTGATAAACAGAAAGCAAGTCAGCGAGAGAGAGGGCAAGCATGGGCACGAACGCAGCAGatcctctttcggtttaatctttccaaacttctattttatttttgttttaataatgtgtaattaaatttattttggttagaggttaattcaaagccatgaatatatttgtaatatgaattgattaccttcagttgtgagttataagttgtgaattcaatttacttatccgttcgtataaaaactgatttgtgtatgttggttgagagtgcacgcttaatttacatgcatgaatttgatgctagaatataagtgaatttcacctaatcgttatgaacttattttcacaagtagtaaaggttgctagtcacaatcacgttaagtaaattcttggcaagagtatcatgcttttcatagttacgaatgcctcgtcaatgcttatagttttcacaaagtttaatgatctttgattgtatctctattgtgcttttcacgtagggtacttttgaagaatgttttgaattgttgtatgcgttttcccgtccaattcaataacttaaggaaaacttgaagattaaaaaagtgctgttcacggttaatctggagtattgaaattcacaatttattaaatgaacaactggaaatcattttgtatgcaagtataacatgtgtggagaagaaccctctagctagtccgtcatttatcattttaccttaattttatgtttttgtcaattctgtaatttaattaagtttaatttacttttcatcaaaaccaaacacccatccattattaaattatattatttagttagttttctttattgttagtcttttaatttaatttccgtccatttcagttcctagtgtttaatttaattgttttcattattttgagtcattttaagtgtgtttcgagttattagagtttttagcctagttttgtgtccttgagtcttatttaatatttttaagttaatttaatagattagcaatccctcctaatccccggcctagaacgataccctacttacatctatactacaattgtcaaaaagagggtttaattttgtgtgttaagtaattctcgcatcacgcccctccaggttctagttagcagttggtggctcacgaggtctttttcggcgttctgacagacgttctgcatgtaggactcacctgcgggtgttgtacttttaattatagtcctacttgactgcacttaaaacctacgctctgaattcgtgtgttttactttataactcACTCTTTTATGCTAGTAGGGTATTACTGCTAGTGATtggtttaaattccttcatatttctgttatatcttgcttccgtgtcgcacttttggctacgtcacgctcacgtgacgaccATCActccttgattctaggatcggggtgtgtcatgttTAAAAAATGTTAGATTTTTTAATTGCTTtgatttcttttgaatttgtattttattttattttcgagCCTTGAATTTTGTAAGGACTGTTTCATTTTAAAAGAGGTGGTTTGACCCCCattgacaaattttttaacAGTAGCTTCAAATCAACCTCTCTCCTGTCAGTCGGTCATCTGCTCTGTTTCTTCTACAGTTATATCTATGTATACAGTTATGTACATACATATAATCAATTTCTACTATAATTTACATCTATAGAATgacaattgatttttttttatttgggtttCTGAAGTTCCGAGGATGAGTTCGTCACGGCCAAAGTTGATACTTTTGATTCCAAAGTTACCTCCTTTATATCTCACAAAACAATGCTGCAATTCTCACAAGGTatctttagaaaaaaaaaaaaaatttctttttaccagtaattttaatttttttttttaattttcttatgaaatttggatttttgtgttttggatttgacaaaaattcttgaattttattAGTGAATATGTGTTTCTTTCTcgattttttttgaaattttgaaatttgaataatggggttttgttaaaattttgtaTTTCTCTATGAGTGATGCAAAGTGGTTgtgcttcatgttgtagtaacCTCAGGTGTGTTATTGTTCGAAGATCTCTAGCCGTCTCTGTGATTCTGGTTTAACCCAGTGTTCTTGATTCTTTATCGACTGTTGTTAGGCATTTTATATGCTTTTTTGGTTGCTTCCTTTCTTTGTTGTGTTCTTAATTTTCCAAATCGTTGTTCAGATCATTTGATTGGTACTTAGTTAAGTTTAATACTAGCGGTTTAGCTGTGAATGAATTAATCCAGTCTCGAATAGTGTGGCATGTGAGATGATAATAGACTAATAGAGGAAAAGGAGTTGAAGCATCTGtgtttgatttacaaattttggcaaatccttgccattttttttgtttcctggTGATATATATCTATCTTCATAACCAAATAGCGATAACTTTGAGTTTCCAGAAGTTTAATGTGTTTCGCGTCCTGCATTTTTGTAACGTCCGTACAAGTTGTCACTAAGATCTTTTGGTTTCTGGCTACTTTAGTTTTTCAGCATTGAATTGTAGGATTAAAGTTTTTGATTGAGTTCTTATTTAATTTTAGATTGGAATGGGTACAATCTGAGCACTCCTAAAACTGAAAATTTCTCCAAAGATTGTGAGAATGGATGTGTCAGATATGGTTTATCGTCCATGCAAGGATGGCGTACCACAATGGAGGATGCTGTGAGTGCATTAAACTTTTCTCTTCCTATTTGAAGTTGTTTTTAGAACATAAATTCTTTTATGTCTATTCTCAGAAGTTTCTATTGTTGTATCCTTTTCCGTCTTTATTTAAAATGTTGTAGTTAGGATTCAACTGAATATGATTTTACTTGACATGTTCAAATCCTCTTAATCATGTTCTTAAATTTTACTGTATGTATCGTGTTCTTTGCATTTCATTATCtgaactttgttatttgaatttGGTTACTTGAATCGTGCCTAATATTTGATGTGGCCGGTGGCTTTGTATGGCTGGCTGGTGTGATTTGGGAGTGTTTTTAGTCAATGGGAGACAGAGGACAAAGGTGTGGGGCAGCGAAGTCAAGTGGGATTAGGAATTTAGTATAGTAGAGTTTTTCCTATTTTATGGGATTAGAATTCTTCCTATATTTTTGTCTTGGTGTGATCAATTGTAACAAAGAATTTTTCATTCTCCATTCTCTTGGACCAAGCATGAAATCCCAAGCACTATATCACCACAAAGCAAGCAAGCTGAAAAGCAATCCGACAAACcctttttccaaaagcacttaacaGAACCTTTCTATGGGTTAATTGTTGTTTCAATTATACCAGATTGAAAACGAGTATGGAACTGTTGGTCAAGCATACGGAGCTGTTGCTTCTTTTTCTCAAGGAAACAGAGCATTTTTTGCAACCACATCTTTTGTAATCAACTTggttgaatgtatataaaaattAACCTGCTTATCTTACCGACACTTTTCACTTATCTATCACTTTTGTTCATTCAtgattatattgattttttttcttcaggttAATTATGTCTTATTCATGTAGTTAAGGTTGATGCATTAAAGTCCCGCAGCAACGTGCGGGCATATTACttgtaacttctatttcacaaaatttgtttcatattttttttaaattccatttttttcctataacttctatttcacaaaatttgtttcatatttttttttaaattctattttttttcctataacttcctaagtcattatacaacattaaattaaattaagtaacatgaaacaacattaaacaatatgaaacaacattaaataatatgaatttaaattgtagtttttaaataataaattatgtttggctctatggccctttggccttcggttggagacggttttttgtgaaatAGCTAAAACAAGccatctggccctcggttggaaacAGAGGCAAATATGGtaatgtactgttcattaaaatattaatatcttggtgaatcttggagggccagagagcTAAAACGAtccctctggccagccatcagttggagatggcctaaagcTCCGACGACGACGACTGAAAAAAAGACAGGTCTTGGGTGTTTATTTTAACCTTGTCTCCGTTTTCCGGGACGTAGAAACAAAACAACATGATGTGCGAGTTTTCGGATGTAAAAAATGGATTGTTGTCTTGGATTTTGTCTATGTAAAGAACGAAAAGATGAGTAATGGGTAATGTACATAAGTTAGCATCCTAGATCTTGTTCTACTACTAACTATCTGAAAATTAAAACCAACTTATGTCAAATTAACCGTCTAAATCCTCCTCCAAATCCACTAATTGTACCATCCGTGTTACTATAACGGTTAACAATTGATGGTCAATTTAACGGAATGTGTAAATTTGTTGAATGTCAAAAGTTCATAtgcaaactaaaaaaaattaaaacctcaatgatttttagctaaaatggtctatgagattgtccaccgtcaatcattttgattaTTCCATGAAAATCTCCGTtaaattaagggtatttttatcAAATCAACCCCTCCAAGTAATGGTTTTTTCAATTTAACAGAGATTTTTCacagaatgatcaaaatgattgatggtagacAATCTCAGAGACTACCACTATCGATTTTTAATCTCAAATATCAAAATGAGAAATTATGACAAtctcaaaaaatataaaaagctgAAAGAATtcttacaatttttttcttttttttgtgttcTGACTTCTGAAGTCTTGGTTTtggaaagatttttcaatgtgaccggtaTACAAGGTAGTACACCacatgtcactatacaaatgattGAATATGTgggttaaaaagttaataacttaaaataaaattttccaccacttatataaacaCACGTAATATATCATTTGCGTTCATATCACAACGAAAAATTTCTTCTGGTTTTGGCAAAACCAAGGAGCTGTATTGCTCTGACTGCTGACCTACAAGATTTAATAAAATACCAATAAAGTCCCACCATTTTTCCTTTTTGCAAATAAAATCCAAATCCCACCCAAACAGGACCaccatttttccttttatttaatcaaattcaatttaattcaatttcgaGGCCAAAACTCGACGGAAGGGTTTATTTTTACCGGGAAACCTTTTCTGTCGCCATCTGAATTGCGGTTGACTGACGTCGCAGTCAAGCCCCCGCGCTCTGCTGCTTTTCTTCCTTCCTGGGCCTTTTTTGTTCTATCGGTAAAGTTTTTTATTTCTCAATTTTCTTAATCTGATTCCCAATTTcccttttagggttttctttattTGATTGATTCATTGGTAATGTGCCGTTTGATTGCTGTTATTTCGTCTGAAAGGAGAAGAGTTTGATGAAATTTCGGAAAAGGGTATTGTGATGAATTGCTTAATTTCAAATTAATGGCTTGAattgttaatttaattatttaggTTATTGGCATTAAGGGTGCTTATATAATTTACAACGGTTGGATTCTGTATTATCACATTGTTTATGAAGGTGAGTTACATATCTCTGAGCTTGTGATGATCTACAAAGCCAGCATCCTTTATTGAGGCCTTATATTTTCGGGTTGCAGTCCGATTTTGTAAATCAGTGAAGGTTCATCTTCTTTGATGTGCAATTTAGTGCTAAACTAATCCGTAATTACGTATTTTAGCAAattgtttttagtttatttgagaGCTATAGTTTTACAACATAATTTAGATCAAAAGGTGTGTCGTGTGTAACCAAGGAATGTGGAAGTGTTATTGCATTACTAATGTAGTGAAGCCTTCGGCAATCTGCAGGGGTTGTCCACAAGGCAGACATCAAGCAAGGCAGGGTGTCTTACGCTGTCGCGGAGAAGTGGCATCTGATGGTTCAGTAGAGCCCAGTATTACTGATTGCATCCAAGAGAAGAATACAGGGGGCTTCTCTTGTGGAATTTTTTATGTGTATTTcatgaagaaacaattacaaat is part of the Malus domestica chromosome 12, GDT2T_hap1 genome and encodes:
- the LOC108174925 gene encoding uncharacterized protein, producing MCLKFFNCVSWLKVNNFCSQLIQRQKKRGFESVLLLLFGAFLFQDFLCQSSEDEFVTAKVDTFDSKVTSFISHKTMLQFSQDWNGYNLSTPKTENFSKDCENGCVRYGLSSMQGWRTTMEDASMGDRGQRCGAAKSSGIRNLV